One segment of Thermosynechococcus sp. HN-54 DNA contains the following:
- a CDS encoding NAD-dependent epimerase/dehydratase family protein, with translation MRVLVIGGDGYCGWATALYLSNRGHDVAILDSLIRRHWDAELCVETLTPIAPIQHRLQRWQDLTGKKIGLYIGDICNYHFLERAMLEFQPEAIVHFGEQRSAPYSMIDREHAVLTQVNNVVGTLNLLYAIHTHNPDCHLVKLGTMGEYGTPNIDIEEGYITIEHNGRKDTLPYPKQPGSFYHLSKVHDSHNIHFACRIWGLRATDLNQGVVYGVLTEETGMDELLINRLDYDSIFGTALNRFCIQAAIGHPLTVYGKGGQTRGFLDIRDTVRCIELAVNNPAAPGEFRVLNQFTEQFSVGDLAHKVQEAGKALGLKVEIQHLENPRVEKEEHYFNAKNTKLLDLGLQPHYLSDSLLDSLLNFAIKYKDRVDVNHILPKVKWRA, from the coding sequence ATGAGAGTCCTCGTAATTGGCGGTGATGGTTATTGCGGCTGGGCAACAGCCCTCTACCTTTCAAATCGTGGCCATGATGTTGCGATTTTGGATAGCCTGATTCGGCGCCACTGGGATGCCGAACTCTGTGTGGAGACCCTCACACCGATCGCGCCCATTCAGCATCGTCTGCAACGTTGGCAAGATCTGACCGGCAAGAAAATTGGTCTCTACATTGGCGATATTTGCAACTATCACTTCCTTGAGCGCGCCATGCTCGAGTTTCAGCCTGAGGCGATCGTCCACTTTGGCGAACAGCGCTCCGCCCCCTACTCCATGATTGATCGTGAACACGCTGTCCTCACCCAAGTCAATAACGTTGTCGGCACCCTCAACCTGCTGTACGCCATCCATACCCACAACCCTGACTGCCACCTTGTAAAACTAGGCACGATGGGTGAATACGGCACCCCCAACATTGACATTGAAGAAGGCTACATCACGATTGAGCACAATGGTCGCAAAGATACCCTGCCCTATCCCAAGCAGCCGGGGAGTTTCTATCACCTCAGTAAAGTTCACGATAGCCACAACATCCACTTTGCCTGCCGCATTTGGGGCTTGCGAGCCACCGATTTGAACCAAGGGGTGGTCTATGGGGTGCTTACCGAAGAAACGGGCATGGATGAACTGTTGATCAACCGCTTGGACTACGACAGTATCTTTGGTACTGCCCTCAACCGCTTCTGCATTCAAGCCGCCATTGGTCATCCCCTCACCGTCTATGGCAAGGGGGGGCAAACCCGTGGATTCCTAGATATTCGCGATACGGTTCGCTGCATTGAATTGGCCGTTAACAACCCCGCAGCACCGGGTGAGTTCCGCGTTCTCAACCAGTTCACAGAACAGTTTAGTGTCGGTGACCTTGCCCACAAAGTGCAAGAAGCGGGTAAAGCCCTCGGCCTCAAGGTGGAAATTCAACACCTCGAAAATCCCCGTGTTGAGAAAGAAGAGCACTACTTCAACGCCAAAAACACAAAATTGCTGGATTTGGGACTGCAACCCCACTATCTGTCGGATTCGCTCCTTGACTCCCTACTGAACTTTGCCATCAAGTACAAAGACCGGGTGGATGTCAATCATATTCTGCCCAAAGTGAAATGGCGCGCCTAA
- a CDS encoding Uma2 family endonuclease gives MNTVLEPAVTYLTPEAYLAQEVVATERHEYRQGELYTMPGGSVNHNELVRSLTVLLSLALKGQPYRVFVTDQRLWIPETQSYYYPDVMVTPKPVPLVEGRNDVVMHPIFIAEVLSPSTADRDRGTKFFDYRQIPTLQEYLLISQERPCVEQYVRQAEHQWLLTIWQDITQELPVPSLQTSLKLSDLYADVELAES, from the coding sequence ATGAACACAGTATTGGAGCCAGCGGTCACATACCTCACTCCGGAAGCTTACTTAGCTCAAGAAGTGGTGGCAACGGAGCGCCATGAGTATCGCCAAGGAGAACTTTACACCATGCCCGGGGGCAGCGTTAATCATAATGAGTTGGTTCGTTCCTTAACTGTTCTGTTGAGTTTGGCACTCAAGGGACAGCCCTACCGCGTCTTTGTCACAGATCAACGTCTGTGGATTCCGGAAACCCAGTCATACTACTATCCTGATGTCATGGTGACGCCGAAGCCGGTGCCATTGGTGGAGGGACGCAACGATGTGGTGATGCACCCGATCTTCATTGCTGAGGTTTTATCGCCTTCGACGGCAGATCGCGATCGCGGGACAAAATTTTTCGACTATCGCCAGATTCCGACCCTTCAAGAATATCTGCTCATCAGCCAAGAGCGCCCCTGTGTTGAACAATATGTGCGGCAAGCTGAACATCAATGGTTGCTCACAATTTGGCAAGATATTACGCAGGAACTGCCAGTGCCCTCGTTACAGACTTCCTTAAAACTCAGTGATCTCTATGCGGACGTTGAGTTAGCTGAGTCCTAA
- a CDS encoding potassium channel family protein, with protein MPYPLRHPILLENKYTQLLVAQILLLLVPTMVQGAIPSILAFIILVSSVVAFTLRTFEVRFHHLAWFIVGTFLVGFLEFILVLFAIDYQQLSLFINGFHLIITVMAVVFILGRIFSANMITGDSIRGGICVYFLVGYSFFFVYRILSDYVPTSFSRPAHLDHLFSLLYCSFTTLTSVGYGDITPTTPLAMAIANLEAIFGQMYSAIVMARLVSQYLNSRSAHPH; from the coding sequence ATGCCTTACCCCCTCCGCCACCCCATTCTGCTGGAAAACAAGTACACCCAGTTGCTGGTGGCGCAAATTTTGCTGCTACTCGTGCCGACAATGGTTCAGGGGGCAATACCCTCTATTTTAGCCTTTATCATTTTGGTTTCGAGTGTGGTTGCCTTCACACTGCGCACGTTTGAGGTGCGGTTTCATCACTTAGCTTGGTTTATTGTTGGTACATTTTTGGTTGGTTTTTTGGAATTTATCCTTGTGCTCTTTGCCATTGACTACCAGCAGCTCTCGCTCTTCATCAATGGTTTTCATCTCATCATTACTGTAATGGCTGTTGTTTTCATTTTGGGTCGCATCTTTAGCGCCAATATGATTACGGGGGACTCCATTCGTGGGGGGATTTGTGTGTACTTTTTGGTGGGGTATTCTTTTTTCTTTGTTTATAGAATCTTATCGGACTATGTGCCAACAAGCTTTTCGCGGCCAGCACACCTCGATCATTTGTTTAGTCTGCTGTATTGTAGCTTTACAACCCTCACGAGCGTAGGCTATGGCGATATTACTCCCACAACTCCTTTAGCGATGGCGATCGCCAACTTGGAAGCAATTTTTGGCCAGATGTATTCGGCAATTGTCATGGCGCGGCTTGTCAGTCAATATCTGAATAGTCGTTCTGCTCACCCCCACTAA
- a CDS encoding DUF3685 domain-containing protein encodes MTAVTADASLRFGLIIVEGEDVVRLGLWTGIQQQLGIEPLVFHDSHGLMTYLANTPLDKEHDPWIVLCDAQLTVNDAATPWLWQWLKQHYPTVRVILTVRPAALELVPLAQQVGVEGIYYRNTALGDLLRGILAIAQGEIVHAVTLPPPPLSVLFPNPWDRWRYRVLHQGMAEMEAWLQALDQHLGRASLSPLERLVCEGRHREIRAARWLVSRFLPQPRHVPAAPLVAPAPPQVEIISQLVDRCLQRMQSDLLNLTSRPLELEVLTLKQRQELLYTILRQWDLLVRTLQAIPPSMEFLQQRRDRLLFDLWEQSLREFFRPYRFILGSDSDLIEQLLSERETVTTVYLKPIPFVAEILAHLLSQQPLVIHQQSYRYSTAAALEILDALLDHWLLTVANGIVYPLLNRCCYSEIVQQTFFQPHYASMREMERFRNALSWHYRWQRWVKEPQNIFESRLVLLRLTERGIQELALTVPRQQELLELEGIPYALTLALEARDALAPPVRAVVAWVGKGVVYLLTQVIGRGLGLIGRGILQGIGQSVGSGWSRSEASKSSSKPEGMKY; translated from the coding sequence ATGACTGCTGTAACTGCTGATGCCTCCCTTCGTTTTGGCCTAATCATTGTCGAGGGAGAAGATGTTGTACGCCTTGGCCTCTGGACGGGCATTCAGCAGCAGTTGGGGATTGAACCATTGGTGTTTCACGATAGCCATGGCTTGATGACGTATCTTGCAAACACCCCCCTAGACAAGGAACACGATCCTTGGATTGTTCTCTGCGACGCCCAGCTGACCGTGAATGATGCCGCCACACCTTGGCTGTGGCAATGGCTAAAACAGCACTATCCTACTGTGCGAGTGATTCTTACGGTACGCCCTGCGGCTTTGGAACTCGTCCCTTTGGCACAACAGGTGGGTGTAGAGGGCATTTACTACCGCAATACAGCGCTCGGTGATCTGTTGCGGGGAATTCTGGCCATTGCCCAAGGGGAAATCGTTCATGCCGTAACCCTCCCCCCACCCCCTTTGAGTGTGCTCTTTCCTAATCCTTGGGATCGCTGGCGGTATCGGGTATTGCACCAAGGAATGGCGGAAATGGAGGCGTGGTTGCAGGCTTTGGATCAGCATCTCGGTCGGGCGAGCCTATCGCCTCTGGAACGCCTAGTGTGTGAAGGTCGGCATCGGGAAATTCGAGCCGCCCGCTGGTTGGTATCGCGCTTTCTGCCTCAACCCCGTCACGTTCCCGCTGCGCCGCTGGTTGCCCCTGCCCCTCCCCAAGTGGAAATCATTTCCCAACTGGTGGATCGCTGCTTGCAGCGGATGCAATCGGATCTACTAAACCTGACCAGCCGGCCTTTGGAGCTAGAGGTGCTGACCCTAAAGCAGCGACAGGAACTGCTCTACACCATTTTGCGGCAGTGGGATCTCTTGGTGCGCACATTGCAAGCCATACCACCGAGTATGGAGTTTTTGCAGCAACGGCGCGATCGCCTGCTCTTTGATCTTTGGGAACAAAGCCTGCGGGAGTTTTTTCGTCCCTATCGTTTTATCTTGGGGAGTGACTCCGACCTCATTGAGCAACTGCTCAGCGAAAGGGAGACTGTGACCACTGTCTATCTCAAGCCTATCCCCTTCGTGGCGGAAATACTGGCCCACTTGTTGAGCCAACAGCCGCTTGTGATTCATCAGCAAAGCTATCGCTATAGCACGGCTGCCGCCTTAGAAATCCTTGATGCTCTCCTTGATCATTGGTTACTCACCGTTGCCAATGGCATTGTCTATCCCCTGCTGAATCGTTGCTGCTACAGCGAGATTGTCCAACAAACGTTTTTTCAGCCACACTATGCCTCAATGCGGGAAATGGAACGCTTTCGCAACGCCCTCTCTTGGCATTACCGCTGGCAGCGCTGGGTCAAGGAACCCCAAAACATCTTTGAAAGTCGGTTGGTCTTGCTGCGACTCACGGAGCGGGGGATTCAGGAACTGGCACTAACGGTGCCCCGTCAACAGGAGCTACTGGAATTGGAGGGAATTCCCTACGCACTGACTTTGGCCCTTGAGGCTCGCGATGCCTTGGCTCCCCCTGTACGAGCCGTGGTGGCCTGGGTGGGTAAGGGGGTTGTGTATCTGCTGACGCAGGTGATTGGTCGCGGCTTGGGACTCATTGGTCGCGGCATTTTGCAGGGGATTGGTCAATCCGTTGGCAGTGGCTGGAGTCGCTCGGAAGCCTCCAAAAGCTCATCCAAGCCTGAGGGCATGAAATATTAA
- a CDS encoding iron uptake porin yields the protein MSRIFPGWVLTSPVLLLGVFAGGATAADTSLTNFSATQFQTPTTGAESLSTLPNSPALIAQNRRSSMSTPSVAELEAGGSPSPTASMGQVTSVSQLSDVRPTDWAYQALASLVEKYGCIAGYPDGTFRGNRAATRYEMAAALNACLDVISDRFATKEDLEKLRRLMQEFAKELAVIKGRVTNLEGRVANLEATQFATLTKLNATIIFNVSDILTNDQAVAVGAALPVPRPEINDNTVVNNRVRLNLDTSFYGKDRLRLRLQAANIQNYAGLMGTNMGRLGYDGDSGNQFELQKAFYSFPVTSRGQMILDFRGGEFNDNFNNFNPFLQSSDTGALSRFGRFNPIYRAGNAANAAGVSFKYDILQNKERGTGVTLNVGYLAPNASNPQQNAANPAGFNNAVGNTNGFFDGAYAALAQLDVRPVKNLALGVTYVHSFGLDPFGGTGSTGNFSAANPTRTGFANSTADSFGFQFTYRPIKQFNIAGWVGYSSVDAVQNQADYPTRAESAEVLNWAVTFAAPDLWNKGDVLGLIFGQPPQVISLSNTFNGGVPGPLPPVGAGASSRTAFNSYHLEGFYRFAVNRNISITPGVIAIFNPNSNSVNDPIVVGAVRTTFSF from the coding sequence ATGTCCCGCATTTTTCCGGGCTGGGTTTTGACCTCGCCTGTTTTATTGTTAGGTGTGTTTGCAGGTGGGGCTACAGCAGCCGATACCTCTTTGACCAACTTCAGTGCCACTCAGTTCCAAACTCCAACGACGGGGGCTGAATCTTTAAGTACACTGCCCAACAGCCCAGCCCTGATTGCTCAAAACCGCCGCAGCAGCATGTCCACCCCTTCGGTGGCGGAACTCGAAGCAGGGGGTAGCCCTAGCCCAACTGCAAGCATGGGTCAAGTGACCTCTGTTAGCCAACTCTCGGATGTGCGCCCCACCGACTGGGCCTACCAAGCCCTTGCTTCGCTGGTGGAGAAATATGGCTGTATTGCTGGCTATCCCGATGGCACCTTCCGTGGGAATCGGGCTGCTACCCGTTACGAAATGGCTGCAGCTCTCAATGCCTGCTTGGATGTGATTAGTGACCGCTTTGCCACCAAAGAAGACCTCGAAAAACTGCGGCGACTGATGCAGGAATTTGCCAAGGAACTTGCCGTCATCAAAGGCCGCGTCACCAACCTCGAAGGCCGCGTCGCCAACCTCGAAGCCACTCAATTTGCCACCCTCACCAAACTCAACGCCACGATTATCTTCAACGTCTCCGATATTCTGACGAACGATCAGGCAGTGGCAGTGGGTGCTGCTCTTCCTGTACCGCGGCCTGAAATTAACGACAACACTGTTGTTAACAACCGCGTCCGTCTGAACCTCGATACCAGCTTCTACGGCAAAGACCGTCTGCGGTTGCGTTTGCAAGCTGCAAACATTCAAAATTATGCTGGATTGATGGGCACCAACATGGGGCGCCTTGGCTACGATGGTGATAGTGGTAACCAATTTGAACTGCAAAAAGCATTCTACAGCTTCCCTGTCACGAGTCGTGGTCAGATGATCCTCGACTTTAGGGGCGGGGAGTTTAACGACAACTTTAACAACTTCAACCCCTTCCTCCAGTCCAGTGATACGGGCGCCCTGTCTCGCTTTGGTCGCTTCAACCCCATCTACCGCGCAGGAAACGCTGCCAACGCTGCGGGTGTGAGCTTCAAATACGACATCCTGCAAAACAAGGAGCGCGGCACCGGCGTCACCCTCAATGTGGGCTACTTAGCACCTAATGCTAGCAATCCCCAGCAGAATGCTGCCAATCCGGCTGGCTTTAACAATGCTGTTGGCAATACTAATGGTTTCTTTGACGGAGCGTATGCTGCCTTAGCACAGCTGGACGTGCGTCCAGTAAAAAATTTAGCTCTGGGCGTGACCTATGTGCACTCCTTTGGCTTAGATCCCTTTGGTGGAACTGGTAGTACAGGTAATTTCTCTGCTGCTAATCCTACTCGTACTGGTTTTGCAAATAGTACTGCCGATTCTTTTGGCTTCCAGTTTACCTACCGCCCGATCAAGCAATTCAATATTGCTGGTTGGGTTGGCTACTCTAGTGTCGATGCCGTTCAAAACCAAGCAGATTATCCAACACGAGCGGAAAGTGCAGAGGTGCTGAACTGGGCGGTGACGTTTGCTGCTCCTGACCTATGGAACAAAGGGGATGTTTTAGGCCTTATCTTTGGCCAACCTCCTCAGGTGATTAGCCTAAGTAACACATTTAATGGTGGTGTTCCCGGTCCTTTACCGCCAGTAGGTGCTGGTGCTTCATCTCGCACTGCGTTTAACTCCTATCACCTAGAGGGCTTCTACCGCTTTGCGGTGAATCGCAATATCTCGATTACGCCGGGTGTGATTGCGATCTTTAACCCCAACAGCAACTCAGTCAATGACCCCATCGTGGTTGGCGCTGTGCGGACAACGTTTAGCTTCTAA
- a CDS encoding S41 family peptidase — translation MKHLCANEVKRWAIAGLGLAFLGMPPAIAGTNTLKDSPKALVDEAWQIIYKSYLDRSFNRLDWQGIRRELLSQPYRDRQTAHRVIQQTLLRLNDPYTRFLPPEEYRQLLLQTQGQQVDVGLTLVESGELFRIQAIQPGSVAAKADLKVGDEILAINGRGSDRLTLERATLALRGPAGSKLRLLVRREGKPQPFSVELTRAGEIPRTVNFQILNNPRVGYIRLSGFNSRSQQQMQEAIELLQRQNVQGFILDLRHNPGGLLEAGIEITRQWLDSGVIVRIQQHQREEAIRARQGALSRLPLVVLVNQASASASEILAGALQDQGRATVVGTPTFGKVRVQAVHELGDGSALVVTVARYLTPRGRDIAAGGITPDVLVTVDPSTDLELRLNPNLVARPTDPMVAKALELLSTKISNARATHVH, via the coding sequence GTGAAACACCTCTGTGCCAATGAAGTAAAGCGGTGGGCGATCGCTGGACTGGGTCTTGCCTTTTTGGGGATGCCACCCGCGATCGCCGGCACGAATACGCTCAAAGATTCCCCCAAGGCCTTGGTGGATGAGGCGTGGCAAATTATCTACAAAAGCTATCTGGATCGCAGCTTTAATCGTCTTGATTGGCAGGGCATTCGGCGGGAGTTGCTCTCACAGCCCTATCGCGATCGCCAGACGGCCCATCGGGTGATTCAGCAAACCCTTCTGCGGCTAAATGATCCCTATACCCGCTTTCTGCCGCCCGAAGAGTACCGGCAACTGCTGCTGCAAACCCAAGGCCAGCAGGTGGATGTGGGTCTAACCTTGGTGGAGTCGGGGGAACTCTTTCGCATTCAAGCGATTCAACCCGGTTCTGTGGCCGCCAAGGCAGACCTCAAGGTTGGGGATGAAATTTTGGCCATCAATGGCCGTGGGAGCGATCGCCTGACATTGGAGCGCGCCACCCTTGCTCTACGGGGGCCTGCCGGCAGTAAATTGCGCCTGCTCGTGCGCCGTGAGGGCAAACCCCAACCCTTTAGCGTCGAACTCACCCGCGCTGGCGAAATTCCTCGCACCGTCAATTTTCAAATCCTCAACAACCCGCGGGTGGGCTATATCCGCCTCAGTGGCTTCAACAGTCGCTCCCAACAACAGATGCAAGAGGCGATCGAACTTCTGCAACGGCAGAACGTCCAAGGCTTTATCCTTGATTTGCGCCACAATCCGGGAGGGCTACTAGAAGCAGGGATTGAAATTACTCGCCAATGGCTCGATTCTGGGGTGATTGTGCGCATTCAACAACATCAGCGGGAAGAGGCGATTCGTGCTCGCCAAGGCGCCTTGAGTCGGTTGCCCCTCGTGGTTCTCGTCAATCAGGCCTCCGCCAGTGCCAGTGAAATTTTGGCGGGTGCTTTGCAGGATCAGGGGCGGGCAACGGTTGTCGGCACTCCTACATTTGGTAAGGTGCGGGTTCAAGCGGTTCATGAACTGGGGGATGGCTCTGCCCTTGTAGTAACCGTGGCCCGCTATTTGACGCCAAGGGGTCGCGATATTGCCGCCGGGGGCATCACCCCCGATGTGCTAGTGACGGTGGATCCCAGTACCGATCTCGAACTGCGGCTCAATCCCAATTTAGTGGCTCGACCCACGGATCCAATGGTGGCCAAGGCCTTAGAATTATTGAGCACCAAAATCAGTAATGCCCGTGCTACCCATGTCCACTGA
- the purN gene encoding phosphoribosylglycinamide formyltransferase — MSTEALVVPAAPAIAPAPRPLRLGVLASGNGSNVAALAEAIAHGELAAQIQVLIYNNPDAFVAERAKQWQIPSVLLNHRHYPSRESLDAAIVETLKAHDVEWVVMAGWMRIVTPVLLNAYPQRVINLHPSLLPSFRGLRAVEQALAAGVKITGCTVHLVEEEVDSGPILVQAAVPVFPDDTPATLHARIQVQEHRILKQAIADIAARQSQASC, encoded by the coding sequence ATGTCCACTGAGGCCCTTGTTGTGCCAGCGGCACCCGCGATCGCGCCCGCACCCCGTCCCCTACGATTGGGCGTTTTAGCTTCTGGCAATGGCTCCAACGTTGCTGCCCTTGCGGAGGCGATCGCCCACGGCGAACTGGCCGCCCAGATTCAAGTCCTGATCTACAACAATCCCGATGCCTTTGTGGCCGAGCGCGCCAAACAGTGGCAAATTCCCAGTGTCCTCCTCAACCATCGCCACTACCCCAGCCGGGAAAGCCTCGATGCTGCCATTGTCGAAACCCTCAAGGCTCATGATGTCGAGTGGGTGGTGATGGCAGGCTGGATGCGCATTGTAACGCCGGTGCTGCTCAACGCCTATCCCCAGCGGGTAATTAACCTGCACCCCAGTTTGCTGCCGAGTTTTCGGGGGTTGCGTGCCGTCGAGCAAGCCCTTGCTGCTGGCGTCAAGATTACAGGGTGCACGGTGCATCTGGTGGAGGAGGAAGTGGATAGTGGCCCAATTTTAGTCCAAGCAGCGGTGCCGGTTTTTCCCGATGATACGCCCGCAACCCTCCATGCCCGCATTCAAGTTCAAGAACACCGCATTCTCAAGCAGGCGATCGCCGACATTGCCGCACGGCAATCACAAGCTTCCTGCTGA
- a CDS encoding DUF2949 domain-containing protein has translation MKTPRWTRLIDFLQREMALPTAAIDFGLKHCDEQVNLLPVVLWQYGLVSLEQLDRIFDWLEASQS, from the coding sequence ATGAAAACGCCACGTTGGACACGACTCATTGACTTCCTACAGCGGGAGATGGCACTGCCCACCGCTGCCATTGACTTCGGCCTCAAGCACTGCGATGAGCAGGTGAATCTGTTGCCCGTGGTTCTCTGGCAGTATGGCTTGGTGAGCCTAGAGCAGCTTGACCGCATCTTCGACTGGTTAGAAGCAAGTCAGTCCTAG